One Callithrix jacchus isolate 240 chromosome 4, calJac240_pri, whole genome shotgun sequence genomic window, AATGGATACTTGAGGGTCTGTATAGTTACTGAGTGAAAAGGATTACATACGTTTTAAGGACATTAATGTACGTTATAGTTTATCACTGGAACTTAAGGGAAAGTAAAGgaaatttcataaataaaaacaggCTGCAGGTGGTAACATCAATAGTCAGTCCTGGGACTTGTGTTTTCAAAACCTTTTATCCAGGTGCCGGACCTCTGACTTCCTACATTATCAACCCTCCAGCACCCTGTTCCCTCTCCTGTGATGAGACTGGGGTCAGGAGAAGAGATGGCCAGATGGGCCCATGCTGAAGGGCAGTCAGCCCCTGTGCCTGCAGGACCTTCTGCAGAAAAAGAATTTGCACCGCTAGCCTCCAGCACAGGAATTCCATCCCATTCAGTATTAGTTGGGATGGAATACTAAATACTATAGATTTAGTATTTAGTATTTAGAGATTCCTAAATACTGAGGGCTCTGCCCAGTCTGGTTTGATAATGAGCCTCCTTCCTTCCACTGTGCGGCCCCGGCTTTACTTCCCATTTCCACACCCCCGGATTCTGGTACCAAGCTCAGGTTCAGGGTGGAAGCCGCTCCATGCGACATGGCAATGCTTTTGATTCAGGGGCTCTGACAACTTCGTCCAGTCTTCTCCGGAGGGAGCCACCGAGCCCTTTGCTGATGAGCTGGGACTGACGGGAACAGGGCTGCGATCTCGGAAGGGGTTGGAGTTGGACACCACAGTCGTCTTCAAACCAGCGAGTAGGCTCTAACTCCGGAATTCTCTCTAACCCCTGACTCctccagaagaggaagaaagaagcctCTCGGTACTCTAAGCTGAAACGGCAGACTGCAGCCATGGCAGAGAAACTGCCACTTAAATAGTGCAGAGCTGCCACTAGATGTCCCAGGCTTGTAGTCGAGGAAACCGCGAGGCTGTAGCGGCTGCTTGATCCGAGCGCGCTCCCGCCCAGCGGTGGCCCGGGCTCAGGGAACCGGGGCTGCTTCTCTCCGGGGTTCGCGGCCTGAGAAACCCTCCGCTCCGAATCCGGGCCGGCCTCTCCGGGAAGCCTTGAAACTCAGCTCCAGGGTGGGCCAGGAAGGCTGTCCGAGTTGGGCAGCCCCGGCCAGGGCCTCGCCCGAAGCTGAGCTGCTGCCGCCCTCGAGGCCCAGTCGAGCCTGGAGGAGAGACCGGGTCCGCGTGGGTGCGGCCCTTGGTGCCTGGCGAACCCAGGAGCCCCCACCCTCCAGTTCGGGCGGGATGGCCCAATCGGGCGTTGTGAGGGTCCGTTTGGAAACCACTCTCTGCTTTGAGGACACGCGCTGAGCttccctgggaggaggaggctgtgaAGGAAGAGGGGCAGACTCGAGGCCTCTGGCCAGCCGCGCGTCCGGCACaggcctccctgtgtccacagcTAGTCCTCCAGCTTTTCACAACAGTGACCTTAACAGCACCCAGAGTCTGCGGCTTCTATCCAGTCCGCTCCTTCCTCTGCGTGGCCAAGAGGGCGCAGTGCTGGTGGCTTTAGTGAGTGGCTGTGAGCGCGGGGCTGGGGCCGAGAGCGGAGGACCGGAGAGGAGCCGCCAAGCCACCACCGGCCCTGGGGCACCGTCAGCGTCTCCCGGCGACATCACGCTGCAGATTCGGGTTTGCCCAGCAGCTGCTCCGGGTTCAGGCTTCCTCTCCACCTTCCCACCTCTCTCAAGAGGACCTGGCCCATTAGGAAGCCCCGGGCGTTTTGTGTACTGGGTGGTCAAAAATGGTGTGTGGGGGAGCTCAATTGAGATTAGACGTCAATAACGGGGAACCTGGGGCCGCAGAGTTGGGGCCCAGGTGGGGAGCAGACGCTTCCCTGGGAGTCAACTTCCAAGAACGGTGACTGAGTGAGGGGCACTACTGCAAGAGGAAGAAAGATTGATTTGCAATTGACTTGTAGCCCCGATCGGTTTCGGTCCCTACTTGACCGCCAGAGGTCTGCAGCTCTCTCCTTGGTGAGATCTGAAGGCCCCTGGGGAGAGCTGAGCCCAAGGGACTTTTTAATTCTACAGAGGAACTTCCTCTGAGGCAGAACTCCTCTGCGCCCAGAGAAGgaaggctgggcgtgatggtgtctGAGAAAAGTTACAGAGAGAAAAGGTCAAGTTCATTTTTGCTCTCCTGTGCTGAACTCAGATAAATTAACTGGTGTTAATTGGAGTGATGAAAACAGGCCTATAACTGGTCTCTTGCTTCCTATCTAGCCCTTTCCCCCATAAAGGCAGAATCCTGTCCTCCTGAAACAGTGAATCCCCAGCAGAGGACCTGAGCTCCCAAGATCGAATTCAGCCTGGGCTGCCTGGAACCGGCTACCCTGCCCAGCAGCTGTCAACACCTGGAGCACAGTGCAGGAGGAAGGCAGGGGAGCTTGGTGGGAAGGTGAGTGAGTGCAGACAAGTTCCAGGAACTGCTTGGACCTTTGGGGTAGCTCTCACTCAGGCCGCCCTGCAGGTCCTCACACAGCCCATTTCTGAGCAGGAAGGATGACCCCAGTAGAGGCAAGGGGTGAGGCAAAGGCAGGTATGGGGTCGCTTGCACTCTGCAGCAAACTGGAGAGGGTCATGAGAAGCAAGGAGTACTGGCCCTCACGTGGAAACCTAAAGTGCACTGCCCAAAGGGAATGGGAAGGGAACCACAGCCACTCACATCCACAGCAGACTTCGCAGATGGGAGAGGGTGGCCTTGAGGACTGAAATCCCTACCTCATAGGACTCTGGATACTCGGACACTGGCTTCCTCCTGTGCTTCTGCACGAGCCTCAGGACTGTGTTTGGGACACTCTCTGCACTCTTGCCCTTGTAATTTCTCTGCTCTCCAGATGGCCTCCTTTCCCCTGGAGTGCAACAATGGCCATCAGATTCTTGTGCTGAAGGTCATCGGGTGATTGTGAGATTCTGGGGCCAGTTACTTCCCTTTCTTAACTACCTCAGTCTTCACAAAACTGAGCTCCACAGTCATACGCATCGCTGCCGGTGCAGCTCAAAGGaattgtttatataaaaaaacaaaaacttaaatggAATGATGTTTATGGAGCCAATTGTTTAACATGGAAAAGCTGGACTTCCCAGTTTTCTGCCCTTCCTGAGAACTTAATCGTAAAACACTAATCTCATGTCAGTCTTCTGCGTTAACTGGGAATTGCTGTAGCTAGTCTGTTCTAAAGGCAACTCGTGAGCCCTTAGGATTGGAGAACACACGACCACTTGTCCTAAACACATATGTGGTTCTGTCCTGACCAGATCAGCGGAATTCCAGTGTCCTTTCTGAGTCACACCGAGGTAAACTGCACAGACCAGGAACCcacccacattttaaaaagaatagggTAAAATAAGTGGCCTGTAGTGTGTGGGCTGGGGTTAGTGCGGGCTTCCGGCTTGGCCGCAGGTGTCGCTGGTTCAGCGCCGAGGCTTTTGTGTGGGGTCTGGCTTGGCTTTGTGTCCGCGAGTTTTTGCCCGGCTCCGTGGCGCTCCCCCCGGGGCGGAAGCGGCGAGACCCGGGCGAGCTCGGGCGGGAGCGGCGGCTGTGAAGGCTGCAGAGAGGAGGACTCACACATCGCGGAGATGCCGGGGTTCCTAGAAGACGCCTGGGTCCTGACCAAAGACAAGTTGAAGAGTGGGTTGGTCGCCCTTAAAGTGAGGCTGCCGGCCAGGAGCAGCGCAGAGACGAGTACGTACGGCTCGGCCTGCAGCACTCGGAGCTACCGCTGGGGTCCGCGGCGCCGACACCCAGGGCCACGCCTCCCCCAGCTGCGCGGAGCCGCAGCCCACCCTGGTCCAGGCTCCGGAGCCCGCCGCCCGCCCGCAGCAGGAAAGCCACGAAGAAAACGATCAACCCACACCAGAAAATAAAGTTGATCTCGAGGTCACCGCGCTCACCAAGGAAGGTCTCGTGGACCCGCTCTGAAGTATTGAGAGAAACCCAGTCCTACTGAGGAACACCCAGGAAGAGATGTGAGAAAAAAACCCTTGAAATCAGAAGGACGAGGACGaacagtcgcccaggctggcgtgcagtggtgccatctcggctcactgcagcctccgcctcctgggttcaagggattctcgtgcctcagcctcacgagtgaCTGGagccacaggcacccaccacctcgccttttttttttttttttttacttgtggcagggacggggtttcgccttgttttctaggctggtctccaactcctgagctcaggggatccgcccacctccgcgGACTAACAATTTAATCTTCAGCAGAAAATGCAAGGCAGAATGGAAATCAAAGTTCTAATAGATACCATGACAGTGAAGAAGACTAAAGTGGAGCTCAAGCTTGACCAGAGAAAACCACTAAACGGCAGAGCAAAGACTCCAGTAACACTCAAGGAAAGAAGATTTGAGATAGAGCTATTCTCAAGCTGGAATACCTAAGGTGAACGCACAAGTGGCGCTTTCAGAAAGCGGAGCTCTACAGGCGTGGAATAGGGAGTCTACCAGAgggcccaggaggccaaggaagaggGTGGAAACCAGAACATTTTCCCAGGGATGGTGCGGATCCCACAGCTGAAACTCTAATGACTCCAGGACACAAAACCTTCCTTGTCAGTAGGGTGATTGCAAATTGCAAGCATGCAGCTCCTATTCTGCAACTCACTAAATTCTCAGACATATCCAAATCTCCAAAGAAAccactgaccaaaaaaaaaaagaaaagataaaaaaaagaaaccactgacaaaaacaaacaaacaaaagcaaacaggaAAGAAGAGTAGAAAGGAATATTCTTAAGGAAATGTTGCCCTATGAAGCATCTACACCAACAGGAATCAGTGCAGACCAGTCAAAGGGGCTACAGATGGGCCATTAGAACTCAGTTCAGGATGGAGGAAGCTTTTTCCTCTAAATATGTTCCTCGGTGTGTTTCTTGGCAGAAGTCaagtcaaaaaagacaaagaaaaagaatgaccCGTTTCTGTGTGGACAAACATTTTGCTGTTTATTGTGGTAGTTTTgcttgttggttggttggttggtctATCAAGCTGTGGAAACCAACCAAGGAAATCCTTTCTCTAACGTTCTTCCTGATGACTCTAGAATCCCACCTGAATGGAATTCATTTGGCGCCTTCAACTTGGTCAACTgggtctctttctcttttttctttttctttttttgagatggagttttgctctgtcgacaggctggagtgccgtggcacagtctcagcctcatgagttcaagtaatttttctgcctcagcatcctgagtagctgggactacaggtgagtgctgccacgcccatctaattttttgtatttcagtagagacagggtttcaccaggttggccaagatggtctcaatctcctgaccctcggatccacccaccttggtgtctctcaagtgctgggattacaggagtgagccatcttgcccagcctggtctcctaTTTTTAATTACTGTATTGAAAAACACTTGCGTACACTTGTTgaacttaaagaactaaaaaaaaaagggaggagtgATTTCACCTCAATAAATGGAATATTCcatgaaaagtaaacaaaatacatataaatgaacTTTAATATATTAAAGTGTTTTTGGATTCTGGACTAGCAGTAGATCACTTCGTtcaatatgaaatttttttttttttttttagacagtcttcttctgttgcccaggctggagtgcacaagagcaatctcggcttactgcaacctccgcctcccaggttcaagcagttttcctgcctcagtctccgaggtagatgggattacaggaatgtgacaccacaactagctaatttttgtatttttagtagaaacagggttttaccatgttggtcaggctggtcttgaactcctgacctcgtgatctgcccaccttggcccctgcaaagtgctgggtttacaggcattagccaccccTCCTGGCTGGCCAATGAAAATCTTGTTTCCACTAAACATATAGATATATCTGTTTATATCTATATGTTTTTTGCCCAAGATGGGCAAAAAAAATATGGCAATAAATATGAAGTTACACATTTAAATACTTTGAATTCTTACAGAAAAGAGTTTAAGAATTATCCTCTAAAGTGTTCTGCCTGCTTCTGGACGAGCAAGACTCGTGCTCCGGTTCTCGGACTTCCCCAGCAGCATGGCCCCCAGACGCCAGTCTCCACTCCCGcctcaaaagaagaaaccaagacCACCTCCTGCTCAGGGACTGGAGGGGACATCGGCCTCTGCAGGCTTgctgaagaagggagaaaaagaacagcaaaaagCAATTGAACACGTTGATGAAGTACAAAATGAAATAGACAGACTTAATGAACAAGCCACAGAGGAGATTTTGAAAGCAGAACAGAAATATAACAAACTCCGCCAACCATTTTTTCAGAAGAGGTCAGAATTGATCGCCAAAATCCCAAATTTGTGGGTAACAACATTTGTCAACCATCCACAAGTGTCTGCACTGCTTGGGGAGGAGGACAAAGAGGCACTGCACTATTTGACCAGAGTTGAAGTGACAGAATTTGAAGATATTAAATCAGGTTacagaatagatttttattttgatgaaaatccttactttgaaaataaagttctcTTCAAAGAATTTCATCTGAATGAGAGTGGTGATCCATCTTCAAAGTCCACCGAAATCAAATGGAAATCTGGAAAGAATTTGACGAAACGTTCAAGTCAAATGCAGAATAAAGCCAGCAGGAGGAGGCAGCATGAGGAACCAGAGAGCTTCTTTACCTGGTTTACTGACCATTCTGATGCAGGTGCTGATGAATTAGGAGATGTCATCAAAGATGATATTTGGCCAAACCCATTACAATACTACTTGGTTCCTGATATGGAtgatgaagaaggagaaggagaagatgatgatgatgatgatgatgaagaggaggaaggattaGAAGATATCGATGAAGAAGGGGATGAGGATGAAGGTGAAGAAGATAAAGATGATGATGAAGGGGAGGACGGAGAGGAGGATGAAGGGGAAGATGACTAATAGAACACTGATGGATTccaaccttccttttttttaattttttccagtcCCTGGGAGAAagttgcagtcttttttttttttttttttccttccctcttgtGCTCAGTCACCCTGTTTTTGAGGTCTCTTTTCTCTACACCACGGTTCTCAActtattttggggggaaatacCTTGAGCAGGATACAATGGGAAAAGAGTCTCTACCCCTTTctgtttgaaattcatttttatccctTCCTGTCTTAACAAAAAACTGTATGGAATCAATACCACCAAGCtctgtgggaaaaaagaaaaacctgctcCCTTCACTCTGCTGGAAGCTGGAGGGTGCTAGGCCCCTGTGTAGTAGTGCATAGAATTCtagctttttttctcctttctctgtataTTGGGCTCAGAGACACTGTGTGTCTATGTGAATATGGACAGTTAGCATTTACCAACATGTATGTGTCtactttctcttgtttaaaaaaagaaaaaaatactttaaaaaattgggtTATAGAAGGTCAGCAAAGGGTGGGTTTGAGATGTTTGGGTGGGGTAAGTGGGCATTTTGACAACATGGCTTCTCCTTTGGCATGTTTAATTGTGACATTTGACAGACATCCTTGCAGTTtaagatgatattttaaaataaattctctcctAATGATGACTTGAGCCCTGCCACTCAATGGGAGAATCAGCAGAACCTGTAGGATCTTATTTAGAATTGACATTCTCTATTGTAATtttgttcctgtttatttttaaattttctttttgtttcaccgGAAAGGAAAGATGAGGCTCAGTTTTAAACGTTAAAAGTGTACAAGTTGCTTTGTTACGATAAAActaaatgtgtacacacacacacaaaaaaaaagaattatccttTGCTGAATAAAAACTTGACAGACATAGAAGACAATAAAATTGGGTAAGAGAAAAAGTAACATGATTATACATTTTGTAACTGCAACAAAATTTGATGGTGTTTGTGAGGAAAAGTACAGCAATCATCTCTTCTGTAACTTTCATTAATAGTAATGATTATTGTAGCCCTATCATATTTACTTTTCAAACAACTCGCTTTTAAAAGTATCATGAAAGTCCTACTTCAGTAAGACCCATTAAATACCATTGGTGTTTAGTAGGGATCTTTAAGTGCAGCATGTACATGTTTTAGAGAACTGCTGGCTGGCcgtacatgtttttaaaagcgGTTAGCTGGCTAGGAGGCTACAGTTGAAAATTACACTTTTTATTAGAAAT contains:
- the LOC108591415 gene encoding protein SET-like, whose product is MAPRRQSPLPPQKKKPRPPPAQGLEGTSASAGLLKKGEKEQQKAIEHVDEVQNEIDRLNEQATEEILKAEQKYNKLRQPFFQKRSELIAKIPNLWVTTFVNHPQVSALLGEEDKEALHYLTRVEVTEFEDIKSGYRIDFYFDENPYFENKVLFKEFHLNESGDPSSKSTEIKWKSGKNLTKRSSQMQNKASRRRQHEEPESFFTWFTDHSDAGADELGDVIKDDIWPNPLQYYLVPDMDDEEGEGEDDDDDDDEEEEGLEDIDEEGDEDEGEEDKDDDEGEDGEEDEGEDD